In Scylla paramamosain isolate STU-SP2022 chromosome 17, ASM3559412v1, whole genome shotgun sequence, one DNA window encodes the following:
- the LOC135108543 gene encoding uncharacterized protein LOC135108543 has product MKTAASASRALTLLAVVLLGTTLLMNTAEAHRGRPRPPATLRESLVRCLCEVVDDDCDGEIDQNACITCFDSDTATLEEIFACLDTAGIDRTIAAACTERQRSSCHSSEERG; this is encoded by the exons ATGAAAACTGCCGCGAGTGCGAGCCGTGCCCTGACGCTGCTGGCCGTGGTGTTGCTGGGGACCACGCTGCTCATGAACACCGCAGAGGCTCACCGCGGAAGACCTAGGCCTCCTGCGACTTTGAGAGAAAGCTTGG TACGCTGTCTGTGCGAAGTGGTTGACGACGATTGTGACGGAGAGATAGACCAGAATGCCTGCATCACCTGCTTCGACTCAG ATACTGCAACCTTGGAAGAAATCTTCGCATGTCTCGATACTGCAGGGATTGAtcgg ACTATCGCTGCAGCGTGCACTGAACGCCAACGCTCTTCATGCCACTCGTCAGAAGAACGAGGTTAG